AATGGATGCCGTGAGTGTGAAAGCCTTGATCAAACTGCGACGCTTCATTGTGCGATCTCCATGAACGTTAAAGTTTTTTATGGTTGGCAGATGCGAACGACTGAAGGCTGTTTTGCAAGGGCTGTGCCCGGTCGGGATCGGGCAGGAAAATGTCGGTTTAGAGCGGTTGCGCGCGGCGTCGGCGCACCATGAGGGGACGTGTTGCATGCAAAGGTGCAACGGGGTGCGCCAGATTGGGGCGCGCCCCCGAGGATTCAGCGACGGCGCATCAGGCCAATAAAGAAGAGGCCGCCGAGGGCAGCAGTGGCGACGCCGATGGGCAGGTCTTCGGGGGCGATAAGCGTCCGCGCCGCGACGTCGACCCATACCAGAAACACACTGCCGAGCAACACGCACACCGGCAACAGACGCCGGTGCTCGGCACCGATCAGGCGCCGGGCAATATGCGGCACCATCAGCCCGACAAAACCGATGGAGCCGCTGATCGAGACCAGCACCCCGGTCATCAGCGAAGCAATCACGAACACCCGCAAACGCACCGCCCGCGCGTTCAGGCCGAGGGTGACGGCGGTCTGTTCGCCGGCCATCAAGGCGTTCAGCGGACGGGCCATGCCGATCAGCAGAATCAGTCCGAGCAACACGCTGAGCGCCGGCACCGCCAACAACTCCCAGCGTGCCAGACCAAGGCCGCCGAGCATCCAGAACATCACCGCCGAACTGGCGCGGTGGTCGCCCATGAACAACAGCAGATTGGCGATCGCCATCATCACGAACGACACCGCGACGCCGCACAGCAGCAGGCGATCACTGTCCAGTCGA
The window above is part of the Pseudomonas fluorescens genome. Proteins encoded here:
- a CDS encoding FecCD family ABC transporter permease, translating into MINRRYAWLLIALGAVLLVSCVVSLGFGPARVPVDVVWRILLHKLFGLGVPDWSAGQEHIVWLIRVPRMLLGALVGAGLALIGAVLQAVTRNPLADPHLLGVTSGATLGAVIVVLHVGEIVGLLTLPIAAFIGALLSMFLVLGIANRQGRLDSDRLLLCGVAVSFVMMAIANLLLFMGDHRASSAVMFWMLGGLGLARWELLAVPALSVLLGLILLIGMARPLNALMAGEQTAVTLGLNARAVRLRVFVIASLMTGVLVSISGSIGFVGLMVPHIARRLIGAEHRRLLPVCVLLGSVFLVWVDVAARTLIAPEDLPIGVATAALGGLFFIGLMRRR